The Erigeron canadensis isolate Cc75 chromosome 4, C_canadensis_v1, whole genome shotgun sequence genome window below encodes:
- the LOC122597469 gene encoding uncharacterized protein LOC122597469: MEPKTTKFKRYQEAARKDVERAFGVLQGRWQIVEQQARAYSVNKVKRIMLCCVILHNMIVEDNGRVITEFEEELIANTVPPTRTWSERCSTQLRMYGELRDRRTHHELRNALVEHVWNPPEHGRQR, from the coding sequence ATGGAGCCGAAAACTACCAAGTTCAAGAGATACCAAGAAGCTGCAAGGAAGGATGTCGAGCGAGCATTTGGGGTTCTTCAAGGTCGTTGGCAGATTGTTGAGCAACAAGCCCGGGCCTACAGTGTGAACAAGGTAAAACGTATAATGTTATGTTGTGTGATTCTGCACAACATGATCGTTGAAGATAACGGGCGCGTAATTACAGAGTTTGAAGAAGAGTTGATAGCTAACACCGTTCCCCCAACTCGTACGTGGTCTGAAAGGTGTTCAACGCAGCTTCGTATGTACGGGGAGTTGCGCGATAGAAGGACTCACCATGAACTCCGCAATGCTCTGGTTGAACATGTTTGGAACCCCCCGGAACACGGCCGTCAACGTTGA